A part of Lactobacillus sp. ESL0700 genomic DNA contains:
- a CDS encoding FAD-dependent oxidoreductase produces MTFSLTTRKEEIDRLKNEQLDLLVIGGGITGAGVALQAAAANMKTGLIDMQDFGGGTSSRSTRLVHGGIRYLKTFDVQVVSDTVKERAVIQHIAPHMTQPDPMILPIYDEPGTTFTMFSVKVAMDLYDHLAGIEGDSPLMKYANYTIDKEETLKREPQLNPVNLQGAGVYLDYQNNDSRLVVENVKKAHTLGCLAVSRLKCIEILHDDQGHVNGVKVKDQLTDEEFTIHANVVINTSGPWSDTVRQEDKQVYKKPRLRPTKGVHLVVDQSRLKVPQPTYFGSGTADGRMIFTIPREGKTYFGTTDTDFTGDYAHPTVEQSDVDYLLDIINRKYPSAHLTVDDIEASWAGVRPLIEAEVSPTEAADAVSGASVSDSTSAPSAVSRGSSLTEAEDGLITLAGGKLTDYRIMANGALAKIKQKQHDEFGKDFVLQDSAEIKVAGGDFDSDNAEAELAAIAQRGTQSGISQEDATEIANLFGSEADQIFEHAQEIEPAEGLTLGQTAALDYSLNEEMALTPVDYLLRRTYHVLFKNDTIDEVKVGVIKHMAAYYDWDQDQISCYEQELNTEIAESRLEKFKK; encoded by the coding sequence ATGACATTTTCATTAACAACAAGAAAAGAAGAAATTGACCGTTTAAAAAATGAACAACTAGACTTGCTAGTTATCGGCGGCGGGATTACTGGCGCTGGTGTAGCTTTACAAGCAGCTGCGGCTAATATGAAAACCGGTCTGATTGATATGCAGGACTTTGGCGGTGGCACTTCATCGCGCTCAACCAGACTGGTACATGGCGGCATTCGCTATTTGAAAACATTTGACGTCCAAGTGGTTTCAGATACGGTAAAGGAGCGGGCCGTAATTCAGCATATTGCGCCCCATATGACCCAACCTGATCCCATGATTTTGCCAATTTATGATGAACCAGGGACCACCTTTACCATGTTTTCTGTTAAGGTCGCAATGGACTTATATGACCACTTGGCAGGCATTGAGGGCGACTCACCATTAATGAAATACGCCAACTATACAATCGATAAGGAAGAAACTTTAAAGCGTGAACCGCAGTTGAATCCGGTTAACTTGCAAGGAGCAGGGGTCTACCTTGACTACCAAAACAACGATTCGCGTCTGGTAGTAGAAAATGTCAAAAAAGCTCATACGTTAGGCTGTCTTGCTGTTAGTCGGTTGAAGTGCATCGAAATTTTGCATGATGACCAAGGCCATGTAAATGGTGTGAAAGTTAAGGATCAGTTAACAGACGAAGAATTTACGATTCATGCTAATGTTGTGATTAATACATCTGGACCGTGGTCTGACACTGTAAGACAAGAGGACAAGCAGGTCTATAAGAAGCCGCGTTTACGCCCAACCAAAGGTGTGCATTTAGTAGTTGATCAATCACGGCTCAAGGTACCACAACCAACTTACTTTGGTTCAGGAACCGCCGATGGCCGCATGATTTTCACAATTCCGCGGGAAGGCAAAACATACTTTGGCACGACTGATACGGACTTTACCGGTGATTACGCGCACCCAACGGTTGAACAAAGTGACGTTGATTATCTGCTGGATATTATTAACAGAAAATATCCGTCTGCTCACTTAACAGTTGATGATATTGAGGCTAGCTGGGCCGGTGTTCGGCCGTTAATTGAGGCTGAAGTCAGCCCAACTGAAGCTGCCGATGCTGTTAGTGGTGCTAGTGTATCAGATAGTACGTCAGCTCCGTCTGCTGTTTCGCGTGGTAGCTCGCTGACAGAAGCAGAAGATGGTTTGATCACTTTAGCTGGTGGTAAGCTGACAGATTACCGGATTATGGCCAATGGTGCTTTAGCTAAAATCAAGCAAAAGCAGCATGATGAGTTTGGTAAAGATTTTGTTTTGCAAGATTCGGCTGAAATCAAGGTTGCAGGTGGCGACTTTGATTCCGATAATGCTGAAGCAGAGCTGGCAGCAATTGCTCAACGTGGTACGCAAAGTGGGATTAGCCAAGAAGATGCGACGGAAATTGCCAATCTCTTTGGTTCAGAAGCAGACCAAATTTTTGAACATGCACAAGAAATTGAGCCAGCAGAGGGCTTAACACTAGGGCAGACTGCAGCACTTGATTATTCGCTTAATGAAGAAATGGCGCTGACCCCAGTTGATTACTTGTTGCGCCGGACGTATCACGTTCTGTTTAAGAACGATACCATAGATGAAGTTAAAGTAGGTGTGATCAAGCACATGGCGGCTTACTATGATTGGGATCAGGACCAGATTAGCTGCTATGAACAAGAATTAAACACAGAAATAGCAGAGTCGAGATTGGAAAAATTTAAGAAGTAA